One region of Salvelinus sp. IW2-2015 linkage group LG6.1, ASM291031v2, whole genome shotgun sequence genomic DNA includes:
- the LOC111965042 gene encoding LOW QUALITY PROTEIN: succinate-semialdehyde dehydrogenase, mitochondrial-like (The sequence of the model RefSeq protein was modified relative to this genomic sequence to represent the inferred CDS: inserted 1 base in 1 codon): MGSFCLLRSRCLPRQVGLPLVMHRQYSLDISAQLLRTQGYVNGQWINAPSTFPVLDPATGEEIAKVADCGPAEAKLAVDAAYKAFYSWKQHTAKSVLLRKWYDLLTLNKEDLAKLITFECGKPMKEXLGEIAYAAGFLEWFSEEARRVYGDVVPSAAKDRKILLLKQPVGVASIITPWNFPSAMITRKVGAALAAGCTVVVKPAEDTPLSALALAELASQAGIPAGVFNVVPCSREKTPSVGMVLCTDPLVGKVSFTGSTATGKILLKHAADTIKRVSMELGGHAPFIVFDSADVDKAVAGAMNSKFRNSGQTCVCSNRFLVQSKIHDRFIEKLGKAMDAELRLGHGSDPNTTQGPLINVRASEKVEHQVMDAVSRGAKVLRGGKRLDGSFHQPTLLVDVTTDMLCTREETFGPLLPVIRFSTEEEALAIANASHVGLAGYFFSQDVSQIWRVAENLEVGMVGVNEGLLSTPEASFGGVKQSGLGREGSKYGIEEYLDVKYMCFGGLTP; the protein is encoded by the exons ATGGGTAGTTTCTGTCTCCTAAGAAGTCGGTGTCTCCCCCGCCAGGTCGGCCTACCATTGGTCATGCATCGGCAATACAGCCTTGACATTTCCGCTCAGCTTCTCCGAACGCAGGGCTATGTGAACGGGCAATGGATCAATGCTCCCTCTACCTTCCCAGTGCTGGACCCAGCGACGGGGGAAGAGATTGCGAAAGTCGCCGACTGCGGTCCAGCAGAAGCTAAACTAGCTGTCGACGCAGCCTACAAGGCATTCTACTCCTGGAAACAACACACAGCGAAA AGTGTCCTTCTACGGAAATGGTACGATCTGTTGACGTTGAACAAGGAGGACCTTGCTAAGCTGATCACCTTTGAGTGT GGTAAGCCCATGAAGG TCCTGGGGGAGATTGCTTACGCTGCTGGCTTCCTGGAATGGTTCTCTGAGGAGGCGCGCCGTGTCTACGGGGATGTTGTGCCCTCGGCTGCCAAGGACCGTAAGATCCTTCTGCTCAAACAGCCTGTGGGCGTGGCCTCAATCATCACTCCG tgGAACTTCCCCAGTGCTATGATCACCAGGAAAGTGGGTGCTGCCCTGGCCGCGGGCTGCACCGTCGTGGTGAAACCTGCCGAGGACACACCMCTCTCTGCCCTGGCGCTCGCTGAG CTGGCAAGTCAGGCCGGGATCCCTGCGGGGGTGTTTAACGTGGTTCCCTGCTCCAGAGAGAAGACCCCCTCTGTTGGGATGGTCCTCTGCACAGACCCCCTGGTGGGGAAGGTCTCCTTCACTGGATCCACTGCCACTGGAAAG ATTCTCTTGAAGCACGCTGCCGACACCATCAAGAGGGTTTCAATGGAGCTGGGTGGCCATGCCCCCTTCATTGTGTTTGACAGTGCGGATGTGGACAAGGCTGTGGCGGGAGCCATGAACTCCAAGTTCAGGAACTCAGGACAG ACATGTGTCTGCTCCAACCGTTTCCTGGTCCAGAGTAAGATCCACGATCGCTTCATAGAGAAGTTGGGGAAGGCCATGGACGCAGAGCTCCGTCTGGGCCACGGCTCTGACCCAAACACCACCCAGGGACCCCTCATCAATGTCCGTGCCTCTGAGAAG GTGGAGCACCAGGTGATGGATGCAGTGTCGCGGGGGGCCAAGGTGCTAAGGGGGGGGAAGCGTCTGGACGGCTCGTTCCATCAGCCCACTCTGCTGGTTGATGTCACTACAGACATGCTGTGTACCAGAGAGGAAACCTTTGGTCCTCTCCTGCCTGTCATCAG GTTTAGCACAGAGGAGGAAGCACTTGCCATTGCCAATGCATCTCATGTGGGTTTAGCAG GGTACTTCTTCTCCCAGGACGTCAGTCAGATCTGGCGTGTGGCGGAGAATCTGGAGGTAGGCATGGTGGGGGTGAACGAGGGTCTCCTCTCCACCCCAGAGGCCTCCTTCGGCGGGGTCAAACAATCAGGCCTGGGCCGTGAGGGCTCCAagtatggcattgaggagtacctGGACGTCAAGTACATGTGCTTTGGAGGGCTAACCCCCTGA
- the LOC111965040 gene encoding tyrosyl-DNA phosphodiesterase 2 isoform X2 has translation MEDKEGEMDKSAPLQSVLVQPQSEESNPAQFLSVQPDPPLGQSNREKPTPEQPIPEQPKPETPKPAQCNSAQPPTGHQNPATLPSALPNQAQPEQPNPVHPNLGQPPLDHLSLTQSKEQPPQAQPHPDQGPPTRLSTDQSSPQQSSPDQPDPSSPHQSSPDQSSPQQSSPEQPDQSSPQQSSPEQPDQSSQSSSDEDKPKKKGDPNKLSLLTWNIDGLDLNDIKERLSRLLDYLIKYHPDIVLLQEVISPIYQVLQQVLKPYHLLPGSDRSYFTVILLRKSRVQLLESSIVNYPTTEMRRNLLMAHVSFLGHPLCVMTSHMESMKPQSLERQNQLRTVWKTMREQPQDHSVIFGGDTNLRDWEVKNQGGLPESICDVWESLGQPEDCRYTWDCVTNDNKDLPFPARLRFDRIFLRQAGEGSKVSPDGITLVGLERLNDCQRFTSDHWGLLCTFVIKPLSQATPE, from the exons ATGGAggacaaggagggagagatggacaaaTCTGCCCCATTGCAGTCTGTCCTGGTTCAACCACAATCAGAGGAATCTAACCCAGCCCAATTCCTATCAGTGCAACCTGACCCACCCTTAGGGCAATCTAATCGAGAGAAACCTACACCAGAGCAACCTATCCCGGAGCAACCCAAACCAGAGACACCCAAACCAGCACAATGTAACTCTGCCCAACCACCTACAGGGCATCAAAACCCAGCCACGCTCCCTTCAGCGCTACCCAATCAAGCCCAACCAGAGCAACCCAATCCAGTGCACCCTAACCTAGGCCAACCACCTTTAGACCATCTCTCCCTAACCCAGTCAAAGGAGCAGCCACCTCAAGCCCAACCACATCCAGATCAGGGTCCTCCAACCCGGTTATCCACAGATCAGTCATCTCCACAACAGTCTTCACCAGATCAGCCAGATCCGTCATCTCCACACCAGTCATCACCAGATCAGTCATCTCCACAACAGTCATCACCAGAACAGCCAGATCAGTCATCTCCACAACAGTCATCACCAGAACAGCCAGATCAGTCATCACAGTCATCTTCAGACGAGGACAAACCTAAGAAAAAGGGAGATCCAAACAAACTTTCCCTTCTGACCTGGAACATAGACGGCCTGGACCTGAACGATATCAAGGAACGTCTCTCAAGGCTACTGGACTACCTGATCAA GTACCACCCCGACATTGTGCTACTGCAAGAGGTTATTTCACCAATTTACCAGGTTTTACAGCAGGTTCTGAAGCCGTATCATCTGTTGCCGG GTAGTGACAGAAGCTATTTCACTGTCATACTGCTGAGGAAGTCCAGAGTTCAACTTCTGGAGAGTAGCATAGTGAATTACCCTACCACAGAGATGAGGAGAAATCTGCTTATGGCCCAT GTTTCTTTCCTTGGCCATCCGCTGTGTGTGATGACGTCCCACATGGAGAGCATGAAGCCCCAATCCCTGGAACGCCAGAACCAGCTGAGGACGGTGTGGAAGACAATGAGGGAGCAGCCCCAGGACCACAGCGTCATCTTTGGGGGAGACACCAACCTCAGGGACTGGgag gtgaAGAACCAGGGCGGTCTACCCGAGAGCATCTGTGACGTATGGGAGTCCCTGGGCCAGCCGGAAGACTGCCGGTACACCTGGGACTGTGTCACCAATGACAACAAGGACCTCCCTTTCCCCGCACGCCTGCGCTTCGACCGCATCTTCCTGAGGCAGGCCGGcgaggggtcaaaggtcagcccAGATGGCATCACCCTGGTGGGCCTGGAGAGGTTGAATGACTGTCAACGCTTTACCAGCGACCACTGGGGTCTCCTCTGCACCTTCGTCATAAAACCACTCAGTCAAGCAACACCTGAATGA
- the LOC111965040 gene encoding tyrosyl-DNA phosphodiesterase 2 isoform X1: protein MGDKQQDSVERPADGNKNQTSDSLQQVTAPGNSKGRKKKRGKKKRSAEKMEDKEGEMDKSAPLQSVLVQPQSEESNPAQFLSVQPDPPLGQSNREKPTPEQPIPEQPKPETPKPAQCNSAQPPTGHQNPATLPSALPNQAQPEQPNPVHPNLGQPPLDHLSLTQSKEQPPQAQPHPDQGPPTRLSTDQSSPQQSSPDQPDPSSPHQSSPDQSSPQQSSPEQPDQSSPQQSSPEQPDQSSQSSSDEDKPKKKGDPNKLSLLTWNIDGLDLNDIKERLSRLLDYLIKYHPDIVLLQEVISPIYQVLQQVLKPYHLLPGSDRSYFTVILLRKSRVQLLESSIVNYPTTEMRRNLLMAHVSFLGHPLCVMTSHMESMKPQSLERQNQLRTVWKTMREQPQDHSVIFGGDTNLRDWEVKNQGGLPESICDVWESLGQPEDCRYTWDCVTNDNKDLPFPARLRFDRIFLRQAGEGSKVSPDGITLVGLERLNDCQRFTSDHWGLLCTFVIKPLSQATPE from the exons ATGGGGGACAAGCAACAAGACTCAGTGGAAAG GCCAGCAGATGGCAATAAGAACCARACGAGTGACTCCCTCCAACAGGTTACAGCCCCTGGAAATTCCAaggggagaaagaagaagagaggaaagaaaaagagGAGTGCCGAGAAGATGGAggacaaggagggagagatggacaaaTCTGCCCCATTGCAGTCTGTCCTGGTTCAACCACAATCAGAGGAATCTAACCCAGCCCAATTCCTATCAGTGCAACCTGACCCACCCTTAGGGCAATCTAATCGAGAGAAACCTACACCAGAGCAACCTATCCCGGAGCAACCCAAACCAGAGACACCCAAACCAGCACAATGTAACTCTGCCCAACCACCTACAGGGCATCAAAACCCAGCCACGCTCCCTTCAGCGCTACCCAATCAAGCCCAACCAGAGCAACCCAATCCAGTGCACCCTAACCTAGGCCAACCACCTTTAGACCATCTCTCCCTAACCCAGTCAAAGGAGCAGCCACCTCAAGCCCAACCACATCCAGATCAGGGTCCTCCAACCCGGTTATCCACAGATCAGTCATCTCCACAACAGTCTTCACCAGATCAGCCAGATCCGTCATCTCCACACCAGTCATCACCAGATCAGTCATCTCCACAACAGTCATCACCAGAACAGCCAGATCAGTCATCTCCACAACAGTCATCACCAGAACAGCCAGATCAGTCATCACAGTCATCTTCAGACGAGGACAAACCTAAGAAAAAGGGAGATCCAAACAAACTTTCCCTTCTGACCTGGAACATAGACGGCCTGGACCTGAACGATATCAAGGAACGTCTCTCAAGGCTACTGGACTACCTGATCAA GTACCACCCCGACATTGTGCTACTGCAAGAGGTTATTTCACCAATTTACCAGGTTTTACAGCAGGTTCTGAAGCCGTATCATCTGTTGCCGG GTAGTGACAGAAGCTATTTCACTGTCATACTGCTGAGGAAGTCCAGAGTTCAACTTCTGGAGAGTAGCATAGTGAATTACCCTACCACAGAGATGAGGAGAAATCTGCTTATGGCCCAT GTTTCTTTCCTTGGCCATCCGCTGTGTGTGATGACGTCCCACATGGAGAGCATGAAGCCCCAATCCCTGGAACGCCAGAACCAGCTGAGGACGGTGTGGAAGACAATGAGGGAGCAGCCCCAGGACCACAGCGTCATCTTTGGGGGAGACACCAACCTCAGGGACTGGgag gtgaAGAACCAGGGCGGTCTACCCGAGAGCATCTGTGACGTATGGGAGTCCCTGGGCCAGCCGGAAGACTGCCGGTACACCTGGGACTGTGTCACCAATGACAACAAGGACCTCCCTTTCCCCGCACGCCTGCGCTTCGACCGCATCTTCCTGAGGCAGGCCGGcgaggggtcaaaggtcagcccAGATGGCATCACCCTGGTGGGCCTGGAGAGGTTGAATGACTGTCAACGCTTTACCAGCGACCACTGGGGTCTCCTCTGCACCTTCGTCATAAAACCACTCAGTCAAGCAACACCTGAATGA
- the kiaa0319 gene encoding dyslexia-associated protein KIAA0319, translating to MQTGAHLLLGLILHYVEAAEASQCWQGATYSEAVVSPALRSSNILRVPDVSSLAQCAXACCDVPGCNLAWLFERRCYILSCQQRENCQPRQRPGADSYMAFLQRGSPQTLLLQSLVRGEPYPSRWRPRPSGDVEALKDLALLDGPQMDFDDPGGMGLEYPESELGPEDNGGDLLDWPAALEGRDGFNLSESEGRLVGLRFATEGAESSLPSPSTGAAINQGAPPSDPTSGTTPENKKDSELQNTSLASSXPTFTPKPQNDSVHSSQPSQIRTSHPNKAPSHLSSTVPLTTSTQTERTLPRDTVELVASVGPEPQTAARRNQTAKAVTLPVTQVVSLPTSSTIINGSQSSDDGVIISHHWEQVGGPSIELGAFSDTQILNLSNLAPGEYTFRLTITDSAGLSDSTMATVKVIQSVENDQMPYPSHVTPTSSSGLAATLAHRQDDPTAATSSVSASVTHKTENKSTPIAEVKESNGAPVAIVGPNRQLTLPVTSVTLDGSSSTDDHAVTSYHWDTIRGPPGSRTEGVDKPIAIVTGLRAGRYTFSLTVSDQEGLKDSALLTVRVQEARSLPPVAHASGSHTLTLPNNSLVLRGSVTDGDPGKVHFLWVRDSQSPAAGDVLYGSEQQAFLCLANLVEGTYLFQLRVTDTQGRSSIATATMEVRPDPGGREEVEVEMLVALAQVSVSQKDTVLRQLAALLHVLDNDLHLRGLWGHSDISTVLRFSVQGPEGPVPGPKLAILLRGQLLREKTEYLLFRVLRVDTVMCLLRCSGHGTCDPITKECVCDPFWTENLIRRFFGDGESNCEWRVLYFILSFFMVIVFIVTVTWTCVYCCKRRRTKVGKNTKYTILDNMDEQEKMELRPKYNIKHRSTEHNSSLMMSESELDSDQDTIFSRDQPVRSRNRTNAQAARNGNTYG from the exons ATGCAGACAGGAGCTCACCTGCTTCTCGGTCTCATCCTGCACTATGTGGAAG CTGCAGAGGCGTCACAGTGCTGGCAGGGTGCGACCTACTCAGAGGCTGTGGTCTCCCCGGCCCTGAGGAGCAGCAATATCYTGCGGGTGCCRGACGTGTCATCTCTKGCGCAGTGTGCCGRGGCSTGTTGTGATGTGCCYGGTTGTAACCTGGCCTGGCTGTTTGAGCGTCGCTGCTACATCCTCAGCTGCCAGCAGAGGGAGAACTGTCAGCCCAGACAGAGACCTGGAGCTGATTCCTATATGGCCTTCCTGCAGAGAGGATCCCCCCAGACCCTGCTGCTCCAGTCTCTGGTCAGGGGGGAGCCCTACCCCAGTCGCTGGAGGCCCCGCCCCTCTGGGGACGTGGAGGCACTGAAGGACCTAGCCCTGTTAGATGGGCCCCAGATGGATTTTGATGACCCAGGTGGGATGGGTTTGGAATACCCTGAGAGTGAACTTGGCCCTGAGGATAACGGTGGGGATCTTCTAGATTGGCCTGCAGCATTGGAAGGGAGGGATGGTTTCAACCTATCGGAAAGTGAAGGCAGGCTAGTGGGGCTGAGATTTGCAACAGAAGGGGCTGAAAGCAGCCTGCCCAGTCCTTCCACTGGGGCAGCTATCAACCAGGGGGCACCCCCCAGTGACCCCACATCTGGCACTACACCTGAAAACAAGAAA GATAGTGAACTACAGAACACATCCTTGGCCAGCTCAGKGCCAACATTCACRCCCAAACCACAGAATGACAGTGTTCACTCCTCCCAACCGAGCCAAATAAGGACTTCCCATCCCAATAAAGCCCCATCTCATCTGTCCAGTACTGTACCCCTGACCACATCCACACAGACAG AGCGAACGTTGCCCAGGGACACAGTGGAACTGGTAGCCTCCGTCGGCCCAGAGCCACAAACTG CGGCGAGAAGGAACCAGACCGCCAAAGCCGTCACCCTCCCAGTAACCCAGGTCGTGTCACTTCCAACCAGCTCAACCATCATCAACGGCAGCC AGAGTTCTGATGATGGAGTGATCATCAGCCATCACTGGGAGCAGGTTGGAGGTCCATCCATAGAGCTTGGAGCTTTCTCGGACACACAGATTCTCAACCTATCCAACCTTGCCCCTGGGGAGTACACGTTCAG GTTGACCATTACAGATTCTGCCGGGTTGTCAGACTCCACCATGGCTACAGTGAAGGTCATTCAGTCAGTGGAGAATGACCAAATGCCCTACCCCAGCCATGTCACTCCCACCTCCAGCTCTGGCCTTGCTGCTACCCTGGCCCACAGGCAGGATGACCCTACTGCAGCTACCTCCTCTGTCAGTGCCTCTGTCACTCATAAGACAG AGAACAAAAGCACCCCCATAGCTGAGGTCAAGGAGTCAAACGGAGCCCCTGTGGCTATAGTGGGTCCTAACAGGCAGCTGACCCTCCCAGTGACCAGCGTCACCTTGGACGGAAGCAGCAGCACTGATGACCACGCCGTCACCAGCTACCACTGGGACACCATCAG AGGTCCTCCAGGGTCAAGGACAGAGGGTGTGGACAAGCCCATAGCCATAGTAACGGGCCTCAGAGCGGGCCGCTATACATTTAGTCTGACTGTGAGTGACCAAGAAGGGCTGAAAGACAGTGCCTTGCTCACAGTCAGGGTTCAAGAGG CCAGAAGCCTTCCACCTGTAGCACATGCCAGCGGCAGCCATACCCTCACCCTGCCCAACAACTCCCTGGTGCTCAGAGGCTCAGTGACGGATGGTGACCCAGGCAAGGTGCACTTCCTCTGGGTCCGGGACAGTCAGAGCCCTGCTGCTGGG GACGTGCTGTATGGTTCAGAGCAGCAGGCCTTCTTGTGCCTGGCCAACTTGGTGGAGGGGACCTATCTGTTCCAGCTGCGTGTCACAGACACCCAGGGACGCAGCAGCATCGCCACAGCCACCATGGAAGTGCGGCcag ACCCTGGGGGTcgtgaggaggtggaggtggagatgtTGGTGGCGCTGGCCCAGGTGAGTGTGTCACAGAAGGACACAGTGCTCAGACAGTTGGCCGCACTGCTCCACGTCCTGGACAATGACCTACACCTAAGGGGCCTATGGGGACACTCAGATATCAG cacagtGCTGAGGTTCTCAGTGCAGGGTCCTGAGGGGCCAGTCCCTGGTCCTAAACTGGCCATTCTGCTGCGTGGTCAGCTGCTGAGGGAGAAGACTGAATACCTGCTCTTCAGAGTCCTTCGAGTGGATACAGTCA TGTGCTTGCTCCGCTGCTCGGGCCATGGGACGTGTGACCCAATCACCAAGGAGTGCGTCTGTGACCCCTTTTGGACAGAGAACCTCATTCGCCGGTTCTTTGGTGATGGAGAGAGCAACTGTG AGTGGCGGGTTCTCTACTTCATCCTGTCCTTCTTCATGGTCATTGTCTTCATCGTGACAGTCACCTGGACGTGTGTCTACTGCTGCAAAAG gaGGCGCACTAAGGTCGGGAAGAACACCAAGTACACTATACTGGACAACATGGACGAACAGGAGAAAATGGAGCTRAGGCCCAAATACA ACATCAAACACAGGAGCACGGAGCACAACTCCAGCCTCATGATGTCCGAGTCAGAGCTGGACAGTGACCAGGACACCATCTTCAGCCGAGACCAACCGGTCCGGAGCAGAAACCGGACCAATGCTCAGGCTGCCCGCAACGGGAACACCTACGGATGA